A genomic segment from Malaclemys terrapin pileata isolate rMalTer1 chromosome 1, rMalTer1.hap1, whole genome shotgun sequence encodes:
- the ADCK2 gene encoding uncharacterized aarF domain-containing protein kinase 2 isoform X1, which yields MFAWGCTARIYLFNLRPLNVRKNLVWIRWGNKSGNSPSSDKHSLIKTQALVKTTLVCWGITKVSVVRCQEVSNQCASLFPEPAKDKQPSAGFFWRLGFALRLGLRACVLLLKFGPLLLLYPVTYLSSGFAALWLHLLLKATESSGPTYIKLGQWACTRRDLFSEKFCIKFSKLHVKVTPHPWVYTKHFLRRAFGEDWKRVLRFKSKEPIGSGCVAQVYKAYADATTIDDPQFEELVKNSETESAFEAWEVSGLRGLFRWPWKGKGGENLEDNSADQSLKEERFNEGINRNATSEEQMSGSPLTTNTSSIDSLDAMDHLIPVAIKVLHPGLVLQVQIDLLLMKMGSKIIGLFPGLKWLSLAEIVEEFEKLMTQQLDLRYEARNLERFQKNFLDVDFVKFPTPLRPFVTRNILVETFEESQPISQYLHVDISSELRKRLAKMGIDMLLKMVFVDNFVHGDLHPGNILVQGTAHFSTGRKDQTSIVDMCDTLIVEVRPSPCPLRLMLLDAGIVAELQGADLQNFKAVFTAVVQGQGERVAELILHHARANQCKDIERFKVEMAELVTKARTNTVALGKLQVANLLSSVFKLLMTHKVKLESNFASVVFAIMVLEGLARSLDPELDILEAAKPLLMRTAASLLE from the exons ATGTTTGCCTGGGGCTGCACTGCTAGGATTTACCTTTTCAATTTAAGGCCCCTTAATGTAAGGAAAAACCTGGTTTGGATAAGATGGGGTAATAAATCTGGCAACTCCCCATCTAGTGATAAACACAGCTTGATCAAAACGCAAGCCTTGGTTAAGACCACCTTAGTGTGCTGGGGGATCACGAAGGTGTCTGTTGTGAGATGCCAGGAAGTATCAAACCAatgtgcatccttattccctgaACCTGCCAAAGACAAACAACCTTCAGCTGGATTTTTCTGGCGTCTTGGCTTTGCCCTTCGCCTGGGACTCCGGGCTTGTGTTCTCTTGTTGAAGTTTGGCCCTTTGCTTCTGCTTTATCCAGTGACCTACCTGTCTTCAGGTTTTGCAGCCCTCTGGCTCCATCTCCTGCTGAAGGCCACAGAGTCCTCGGGTCCCACTTATATCAAGCTGGGCCAGTGGGCATGCACCAGGAGAGATCTCTTCTCTGAAAAGTTCTGCATCAAGTTTTCCAAGCTTCATGTCAAGGTGACACCTCATCCCTGGGTTTACACCAAACACTTCCTCAGGAGAGCATTTGGGGAAGACTGGAAGAGAGTCCTCAGGTTTAAAAGCAAGGAACCCATTGGCTCAGGTTGTGTTGCCCAGGTATATAAAGCTTATGCTGATGCCACTACTATTGATGACCCCCAGTTCGAGGAACTAGTGAAGAACTCTGAAACAGAATCTGCTTTTGAAGCCTGGGAAGTGTCTGGTCTTAGGGGCCTTTTCAGGTGGCCCTGGAAAGGGAAGGGTGGAGAGAATTTGGAAGACAATAGTGCAGACCAGTCACTTAAGGAAGAACGTTTCAATGAAGGTATTAATAGAAATGCTACCTCTGAGGAGCAAATGTCTGGATCTCCGCTAACTACAAACACATCATCTATTGACAGTTTAGATGCGATGGACCATCTTATTCCAGTAGCCATTAAA GTCCTGCATCCTGGCCTAGTCCTCCAGGTCCAGATAGATCTGCTTCTGATGAAGATGGGCAGCAAGATCATTGGGCTCTTCCCGGGCCTCAAGTGGCTCAGTCTGGCTGAAATAGTGGAGGAATTTGAGAAGCTCATGACTCAACAG CTTGACCTACGCTACGAAGCCAGAAACTTGGAGCGCTTCCAGAAAAATTTCCTGGATGTGGATTTTGTGAAGTTCCCAACTCCACTTCGCCCCTTTGTAACGAGAAACATCCTGGTGGAAACGTTTGAG GAGAGTCAGCCCATATCCCAGTATCTGCACGTGGACATTTCCTCAGAGCTCAGGAAGAGACTAGCCAAGATGGGCATAGACATGCTCCTAAAGATG GTGTTTGTTGATAATTTTGTCCATGGTGACCTGCACCCTGGGAACATCTTGGTCCAGGGCACTGCCCATTTCAGCACTGGTCGCAAGGATCAGACCTCCATTGTGGACATGTGTGACACGCTGATCGTGGAAGTGCGGCCGTCCCCCTGCCCGCTCCGTCTGATGCTGCTGGATGCAGGGATTGTGGcagagctgcagggagctgaCCTTCAGAACTTCAAGGCAGTCTTCACAGCTGTGGTACAGGGACAG GGGGAGAGAGTGGCAGAATTGATCCTTCATCACGCCAGGGCTAACCAGTGCAAGGACATAGAGAGATTCAAAGTTGAAATGGCAGAGCTAGTGACCAAAGCCAGGACGAACACTGTAGCACTGGGAAAG CTTCAAGTGGCGAATCTGCTCTCCAGTGTCTTTAAGTTACTGATGACCCACAAG GTGAAGCTGGAGAGTAACTTCGCCTCAGTTGTCTTTGCCATCATGGTTTTGGAAGGGCTTGCCCGTTCGTTGGACCCCGAACTGGACATCTTGGAGGCAGCTAAACCACTTCTCATGAGAACCGCTGCTTCTCTCCTAGAGTAG
- the ADCK2 gene encoding uncharacterized aarF domain-containing protein kinase 2 isoform X2, with the protein MFAWGCTARIYLFNLRPLNVRKNLVWIRWGNKSGNSPSSDKHSLIKTQALVKTTLVCWGITKVSVVRCQEVSNQCASLFPEPAKDKQPSAGFFWRLGFALRLGLRACVLLLKFGPLLLLYPVTYLSSGFAALWLHLLLKATESSGPTYIKLGQWACTRRDLFSEKFCIKFSKLHVKVTPHPWVYTKHFLRRAFGEDWKRVLRFKSKEPIGSGCVAQVYKAYADATTIDDPQFEELVKNSETESAFEAWEVSGLRGLFRWPWKGKGGENLEDNSADQSLKEERFNEGINRNATSEEQMSGSPLTTNTSSIDSLDAMDHLIPVAIKVLHPGLVLQVQIDLLLMKMGSKIIGLFPGLKWLSLAEIVEEFEKLMTQQLDLRYEARNLERFQKNFLDVDFVKFPTPLRPFVTRNILVETFEVFVDNFVHGDLHPGNILVQGTAHFSTGRKDQTSIVDMCDTLIVEVRPSPCPLRLMLLDAGIVAELQGADLQNFKAVFTAVVQGQGERVAELILHHARANQCKDIERFKVEMAELVTKARTNTVALGKLQVANLLSSVFKLLMTHKVKLESNFASVVFAIMVLEGLARSLDPELDILEAAKPLLMRTAASLLE; encoded by the exons ATGTTTGCCTGGGGCTGCACTGCTAGGATTTACCTTTTCAATTTAAGGCCCCTTAATGTAAGGAAAAACCTGGTTTGGATAAGATGGGGTAATAAATCTGGCAACTCCCCATCTAGTGATAAACACAGCTTGATCAAAACGCAAGCCTTGGTTAAGACCACCTTAGTGTGCTGGGGGATCACGAAGGTGTCTGTTGTGAGATGCCAGGAAGTATCAAACCAatgtgcatccttattccctgaACCTGCCAAAGACAAACAACCTTCAGCTGGATTTTTCTGGCGTCTTGGCTTTGCCCTTCGCCTGGGACTCCGGGCTTGTGTTCTCTTGTTGAAGTTTGGCCCTTTGCTTCTGCTTTATCCAGTGACCTACCTGTCTTCAGGTTTTGCAGCCCTCTGGCTCCATCTCCTGCTGAAGGCCACAGAGTCCTCGGGTCCCACTTATATCAAGCTGGGCCAGTGGGCATGCACCAGGAGAGATCTCTTCTCTGAAAAGTTCTGCATCAAGTTTTCCAAGCTTCATGTCAAGGTGACACCTCATCCCTGGGTTTACACCAAACACTTCCTCAGGAGAGCATTTGGGGAAGACTGGAAGAGAGTCCTCAGGTTTAAAAGCAAGGAACCCATTGGCTCAGGTTGTGTTGCCCAGGTATATAAAGCTTATGCTGATGCCACTACTATTGATGACCCCCAGTTCGAGGAACTAGTGAAGAACTCTGAAACAGAATCTGCTTTTGAAGCCTGGGAAGTGTCTGGTCTTAGGGGCCTTTTCAGGTGGCCCTGGAAAGGGAAGGGTGGAGAGAATTTGGAAGACAATAGTGCAGACCAGTCACTTAAGGAAGAACGTTTCAATGAAGGTATTAATAGAAATGCTACCTCTGAGGAGCAAATGTCTGGATCTCCGCTAACTACAAACACATCATCTATTGACAGTTTAGATGCGATGGACCATCTTATTCCAGTAGCCATTAAA GTCCTGCATCCTGGCCTAGTCCTCCAGGTCCAGATAGATCTGCTTCTGATGAAGATGGGCAGCAAGATCATTGGGCTCTTCCCGGGCCTCAAGTGGCTCAGTCTGGCTGAAATAGTGGAGGAATTTGAGAAGCTCATGACTCAACAG CTTGACCTACGCTACGAAGCCAGAAACTTGGAGCGCTTCCAGAAAAATTTCCTGGATGTGGATTTTGTGAAGTTCCCAACTCCACTTCGCCCCTTTGTAACGAGAAACATCCTGGTGGAAACGTTTGAG GTGTTTGTTGATAATTTTGTCCATGGTGACCTGCACCCTGGGAACATCTTGGTCCAGGGCACTGCCCATTTCAGCACTGGTCGCAAGGATCAGACCTCCATTGTGGACATGTGTGACACGCTGATCGTGGAAGTGCGGCCGTCCCCCTGCCCGCTCCGTCTGATGCTGCTGGATGCAGGGATTGTGGcagagctgcagggagctgaCCTTCAGAACTTCAAGGCAGTCTTCACAGCTGTGGTACAGGGACAG GGGGAGAGAGTGGCAGAATTGATCCTTCATCACGCCAGGGCTAACCAGTGCAAGGACATAGAGAGATTCAAAGTTGAAATGGCAGAGCTAGTGACCAAAGCCAGGACGAACACTGTAGCACTGGGAAAG CTTCAAGTGGCGAATCTGCTCTCCAGTGTCTTTAAGTTACTGATGACCCACAAG GTGAAGCTGGAGAGTAACTTCGCCTCAGTTGTCTTTGCCATCATGGTTTTGGAAGGGCTTGCCCGTTCGTTGGACCCCGAACTGGACATCTTGGAGGCAGCTAAACCACTTCTCATGAGAACCGCTGCTTCTCTCCTAGAGTAG